A genomic stretch from Colwellia sp. Arc7-635 includes:
- the prpF gene encoding 2-methylaconitate cis-trans isomerase PrpF: MSHVPQVHLPQVKVPATYMRGGTSKGVFFNLTDLPERCQVAGVARDNMLLRVIGSPDPYGKQTDGMGGATSSTSKTVILAKSKVAAHDVDYLFGQVAIDKAFVDWSGNCGNLTAAVGSFAINSGLVDPSRIPENGVCIVRIWQKNIAKTIIARVPITNGEVQETGDFELDGVTFPAAEVPVEFVAPVDPSEAMFPTGNVVDELEVPAVGEFKAAKYQVTMINAGIPTIFLNAEDIGYSGIELQEAINNDDAALARFETIRAAGAIKMGLINDVSEAAARQHTPKVAFVSCAKDYVTSSGKAVSAAAIDLHVRALSMGKLHHAMMGTAAVAIGAAAAIPGTLVNVAAGGGERDAVVFGHPSGTLKVGAQASKIDEQWTVDKAIMSRSARVLMEGWVRIPGDSF; the protein is encoded by the coding sequence ATGTCTCATGTTCCTCAAGTACACTTACCTCAAGTAAAAGTTCCTGCTACCTATATGCGTGGTGGCACATCAAAAGGTGTGTTTTTTAATTTAACTGATCTGCCTGAGCGTTGTCAGGTAGCAGGCGTTGCTCGCGACAATATGCTACTTCGTGTTATAGGTAGCCCAGATCCTTACGGTAAACAAACTGACGGTATGGGCGGTGCAACCTCAAGTACCAGTAAAACGGTTATTTTGGCTAAAAGTAAAGTGGCTGCTCACGATGTAGATTATTTATTTGGTCAAGTCGCTATTGATAAAGCGTTTGTTGATTGGTCGGGTAACTGTGGCAATTTAACCGCAGCGGTCGGCTCATTTGCCATAAATTCTGGTTTAGTTGACCCGTCACGTATCCCTGAAAACGGTGTTTGTATTGTCCGTATTTGGCAGAAAAATATTGCCAAAACTATCATCGCACGTGTTCCTATCACAAATGGTGAAGTTCAAGAAACTGGTGATTTTGAACTCGACGGCGTTACCTTTCCTGCAGCAGAAGTACCTGTGGAGTTTGTTGCGCCTGTTGACCCATCTGAGGCGATGTTTCCAACCGGTAATGTTGTTGATGAACTTGAGGTACCTGCTGTTGGCGAGTTTAAAGCGGCAAAATATCAAGTGACGATGATCAATGCCGGTATTCCCACTATTTTCTTAAATGCTGAAGATATTGGTTATAGCGGAATAGAGTTGCAAGAAGCGATAAATAATGACGATGCGGCATTAGCTCGTTTTGAAACTATTCGTGCGGCTGGCGCGATTAAAATGGGTTTGATTAACGATGTCTCTGAAGCGGCTGCACGTCAACATACCCCGAAAGTAGCTTTTGTTAGCTGCGCTAAAGATTATGTTACTTCAAGTGGTAAAGCGGTTTCAGCCGCAGCCATAGATTTACATGTGCGCGCATTATCAATGGGGAAATTACACCATGCGATGATGGGTACGGCGGCAGTGGCTATTGGCGCTGCTGCGGCAATACCAGGCACATTAGTGAATGTAGCCGCTGGCGGCGGTGAACGTGATGCTGTGGTATTTGGTCATCCATCAGGCACGTTAAAAGTAGGTGCTCAAGCCTCAAAAATAGATGAGCAGTGGACGGTAGATAAAGCGATTATGAGCCGCAGTGCACGTGTTTTGATGGAAGGTTGGGTAAGAATTCCTGGTGATTCATTTTAA